In Gopherus evgoodei ecotype Sinaloan lineage chromosome 7, rGopEvg1_v1.p, whole genome shotgun sequence, the sequence CTTCTCATTGCCACTAATTTTTTAAGAGATGCACAATTatctccccaaaataattttctGTTCAGTATTTCTGGATTGCACAGTAGCGAGCCTCAAAGTAACTATCCCATTCCCCCAAACTTGCCAGGCTGCACTGTAGCTGGCTAGGACACCTGAGAAGATGTTTGTAGGTATCTTTAGAGATCCACATGTAGGATCATCAGTGAATCCCCTTGGGACTACAGAATACAGGGAGATTTCCTGTGTGGAAGCTGCCTGAGAGAAAGCATCACTTTCTCATTCATGTAACTTCATCTTCCTGGTTTCAGAGATTTGCTTCTCCCAGATGGTAACCGGGTCAGTGCCTTCTCCGTGGCAAGCACAGCCATCGCTGCAGCTCAGTGGTCATCTACCCAGGTATACACTAGTGCATTACTTTTGCTGAAATGAAACTAGAGAATGCTTATTCCCACTAGTGACGATTTAATATTCCTGACTTGGGTAAATGGAGATACAGAACAGAGTACTAAGGAAGAGAATGATCACAACAGCTAGCATGCTTGTTGGCTTGGATACAGTATTAGCACATTTTTAGAAACAGTGAAATGCAGGAACTGACTTGTCTCTGATAAAAGTCTCTGCTGGAATTTACAGCCTCATAGTGGAGAAGGAGGCACCATCGACTACAGCTACCTCCAGCCAGGGCAAGATGGTTATACCCAGTATGCGCAGGTGGGTAATGTTGGTTAATGCTGTTAGCAGTGTTTACTCATTGTTGGAGCAAAAGTCTGATCAACCGGACACTTACTTTGTGCTTCCCTTCACAGTACTCGCAGGACTACCAGCAGTACTACCAGAGTCAAGCTGGAGCGTTGGACACAGAAGCATCTGTTATATCAGGTAATATCTTCTTTATGTTTCCAAGTAGCTTTTTTTAGGATCTGAGTTGTGTAGCAGTATTTAATCTCTACAGAATCAAGTGAATCCCATTTAGCATCAGCAGTTCTAGCTGATTCTGCCATTTGAAATAAAGGAGTCTCTGATCTCCAGCAAACCAGAGTGGCCAAGGTCTGCTCAAGATGGAGCACGTAGGGACCTGTAGTCTCTTCTGGTTACAACTCATTTAAAATGGAAGATAGCTATGTACTCCCCTTTAGAACTCAGAGCTGCATTTGTCTCAAAGCCACACCTGAGCTGTTCCAGCCTAATCTTTGATGCTGGCACCTGTTGTTTACCAGGAATTACTGTTGGATGTAGGCAAGGTGGCTGCCTTCTGGCATAGTAAATGTTTGACATTCATGCCAAGAAAGATCCTGCACATATTGACCATGCTGTATTAACTGTTCCATACCCAGAGTCTGTTCATATCTCCTTCTGTAAAAAGTGTTTTCCTAGTCTATGTAGATTGAATTACCTATATACTccttcataagctgaatttttttagtaaaaaagggaagcaccagagaaggggatcggcttatgaacaggtataaagagggagaggtgggacacagcccctcccctcaacagagggagcaaggataggtagcagagccagaagggaagaggtggggccagagcagTGGCTACACTGCTCTCCttccagcctccaaagcagcttcACCTGGGGAGCGGGgcgctggcaggctgcagctgtgtcgCTTGGCCCCACCCCTTCAGAGCAGGAAGTGGCCAtgctgcctggcccagcctgaTTGAACAGGCTGTGACCGTGCTGCCCAGTctggcctgccggagcagctccagattTGCGGGGGGGGTGCCcagctaggggtggggtcatgtggggggtggtcacaggagTTCTTCCCTGACTCCAAgcgcccccccaccaccaccctctgCCATACACAGCacgcaggagtctctgggagcagctccgagggcaggagcagcacatggcagtggggggagggacagctgaactgcctggcaattgatagcctgctgggtggctgcagcacagggaatttaggggagtggggagctgatagggaggcttccggtccaccctggttacaagcccccaccagctagcagcaacgggctgctcttcctgcaagcggTGGACAAAGCAGTcagctgccaaatgacgttagaagggagTATTGTActactttaaacgagcatgttccctaattgatcagcagtgTAGCAACGAAACAaggttaaccgggatgactttaagtgaggagttactgtaccctAAGTCTGGTATGAGGTACTGTCATAAGAGTTCCAGGAAATAAGTTCACTGACAAACTGTACATTGGCAGGTGCTCCAGTTACCACCACTACAGCAGCTGTCGTATCCCAGAGTCCTCAGCTATATAATCAACAGCCCAACTCGCCTGACTCTCCGGTAAATATAGAGCTTTGCAGAGCTCTTGCAACTGACTTTCTGTGCAGGCAGGATTGGAATCGATCATGGGGCATTCTTGTGCTGCCTTGCAACTGAGCATGCAGCAAAATTGCGTAGTCCTTTCTTACTAAACTTTAATCTCTTCATAGACTGAAATTAGTCTATCAGGGAACTTTTAGTTACAAAAGAGCAGCTATCTGCCATTCTTTCTACACTAACTTTCCTTCCTCTCTTTGAGAGAAGGAATATAGAGCATGTGGGTCAGGAACAGCTGGTTTGCAGAGTAATATGATGTTGGTGGCTTGATTTCCATGGACCCTGCAAGGACATCCTTAATGAGGTTTCAATTCTTTCCAGACTCAAACAGCACAGCCTAGCACCAGCACCCAGGCACAGTCAGCTTCTCCAACTGGTGTGGTCCCTGGCACCAAGTATGGTAAGCAAAGCTGAGTCATTCTTGTTAGCAGAAGCACATATGTGATTGGGTGGCAGTAGATAAATGTATTCCCTTGATTTAGTGTTTCCTTCCCATGTTGTTGGCAGTGAAGGTATCCCAGTAAGGAATGCAACGTGTGTTGATGAGATGGCAGTGCTTATAGGTTTTTCTGTCCTAGTAGTTGCTGTAATCGCAGTTGTCTTAACTGGAACTAAAAGGTGCCTGTTTCAGTTCAACTGGAGCAATCATGTCCCACATCTTGATTTTACAGCTGTCCCTGACACTTCTACCTACCAATACGATGAGTCTTCAGGATATTATTATGATCCCATAACAGGGCTCTATTATGATCCTAACTCCCAGGTAAATGCAAGTTCTTCTCATCCATCATAATTTTTGAGGTCTGTTAGTTTCATGCTTCATCAGCTGTGAGGGAAACTGACATTCTTGGGAGGGGGGTAAAGTAGTGAATGCAGCACACTCCCTCAACAGTGATTCAGGGCTGCTGTGTGTTCCCTACAGTTTAGCAGTTTTTTacattgcttttttttcccctgaacaaCTCATATGAGCATAAGCCTCTAACTATAGATCCTATTGGTGTGACTTCTAGCTCTGCAGAATCTGGTTAAACTTGTCTAGCTCTGGGCTTTAGTGGGGTGTCCCAAAAGAAATTGTGAAATAGAGAAGGTTCTTCCTGTAATGCTACCTGGTTAGAATGCATGCGCTTGCAAGCAGAGGATTTAACAGGCTGACATCTGGTTAACCACTTTGTGAAGATTTCAGATCCTGTGGAAAGCTCTGACTCAAATATAACAATGTGAATCTAACATTCCTCTTGGTTGGGGAGTAGCAGTTGTTCCTTGTACACTTAGCTCATCTCAGATGGATAACTGTCTGATTTTTCACTTCTCTCCCAGTATTACTACAATGCCCTAACCCAGCAGTATCTTTACTGGGATGGCGAGAAAGAGACCTACATGCCTGCTGCAGAGGGTGTTACATACCAGCAAACTAGTGCACCTTCCAGCAaagaagggaaggagaagaaagagaaaccAAAGAgtaaaactgctcagcaggtgaGGAGATACCAGATCACAGCTGGGATGGAAATCTGAGCTTTTCTGGAACTGGAAAGGTCACATGTAACCTCTTAAAGTCTGGGTTCTTTTGGAAGCAGGGGATGTCTGGATTGAGCTGTTTGGATGGGTAGCTGCACCTCAGAGTAGGTATAATAGAGAACTGGGGAGGAGTTGGAAAGTTCTGTGAAAACCAAGGGGTTATAGCATAACAGGAGCGCCACCGTCTTTTTGACAAGCAGCATGCAGGGGCTGATGTCTGGGCTAAGGGGGTGATTGTAAGCTGTTGCTTTCACTGTAGCTTGAATCAAAGCTGGTTACTGGATTTCTCAAAGGCTTTCAAGTGGCAAAGGGTAAATTGCAATTCCGGCATGCTGTGGACGTGAAAATTCCCTTTTAAAGGAAAGCACTGTAAGAGCGGAGTCAAAGTCTGTGTGTCATCTCCTACAGGGAGTAGAGAAGTTGGAATGACTAGATCCAGAGTCCCAAGAGTTGTTGTGCAAAGTGAGTTATCTGACCCAGTCCCTGTTGTCTGTTTCAGATTGCTAAAGACATGGAGCGCTGGGCAAAGAGCTTGAACAAACAGAAAGAGAACTTTAAGAATAGCTTccagccactctgctccagggaggaagagaggagggaatcagcagcagcagatgctggCTTTGCCCTTTTTGAGAAAAAGGTAGTCATGTGGAGGAAGGTGATcacagagcagggcaggctgCGCAGAGCCCAGAGCTCATGTCTGTCTTTTTCCTAGGGCACGTTGTCTGAGAGGCAGCAGGTCATGCCAGAGGTGGTAAAGAATGGAGAGGAGGAGAATCCACTCAAAGTAAGTGTGCACACATTCAATTCATTACCATACTGCTGCAGCTTTGGATAATACTTCTGGGAGCAGGGCAGCCAGCTTTTATCGGAGTGTCAGCAGATACTGTTCTGCTTTGAAGTCCTGGGCTCTTTTGTGCAGAGGGATCTGGTCATAGGCAGGAGTGAGCTGTTATCCCTTGATGGAATGTAGTGAGAGGGCCCCAGTCTCATCCATTCtgcaagagaaataaaaaaggcTCAGGTAATGGTCCTAGCCCTACAGACACTTTAGTccggaggttctcaaactgggagatGTGATCCAttgggggatcacaaggttattacatggggaggaaggggggtaagctgtcagcctccacccctaaACTCTgctttgccgccagcatttataatagtgttaaatacaagaggtgtttttaatttatacgggAGGTCACACTcataggtttgctgtgtgaaaggcgtCACCAatacaatagtttgagaaacactgcatggTGTTGTAGCAGACCAGCCAGAAGGAATAATTAGTTCTTCCAGGGCTGCTGCATTCCCACTTGTAGGATATGgttagagccctgtgcagatacaaaatttgtatctgcatcaaTCCACAAACATTCTGTGGATTTGTAGGGCTCTAGATATCGCGTCCCTGATGTTAATCTGTGGAACTACCTTGAAGAGTTATGCCCATTGGGGAGggcatgagatcttgcatgatgaTGATGTTGTATCCCTACTCTATAAGGAAGCTTGTGGGTGAGGAGGTGCACTTTCTTTAGTTGTGCATTTCTGCGATACCCACTCTTTAAATTGAGGATCCTGCTATCTGCTGCAGTTGCCTTCCTGTACAATGTTCCCTTTGCTAATGGTGGCCCTGCTTGCCTTTCAGCGTGGCCTGGTGGCTGCCTACAGTGGAGATAGCGATAATGAGGAGGACCTGTTGGAAAGAATCGAGAATGAAGAAGAGAAACTGACTGACTGGAAGAAGCTGGCCTGTCTGCTCTGTAGGAGGCAGTTTCCAAACAAAGATGCCTTGGTCCGACACCAGCAGCTCTCTGACCTGCACAAGGTAACTATTTGTGGGAGCAGCTCCCATCTTTGAGATGGGCTTGGTTGCAGTGTTTTACAGTTAGTACAAGATACTGTGGCACTGCTTGTATCAGAAAGCTTTGTTTTCCAGAAAGCATCAACAGTTGTTGGTCAGGTATACCACCAAGGTGTTACTGTTTTAAAACAGCAACCATGTGGCCTCCTTGAGCGGCCTCCTAACGTGATGTACTATGAAATCTTCCTTTGACACAGCAAAACATGGATATCTACAGGAGATCTAGGCTgtcagagcaggaacttgaagcATTGGAACTGCGCGAGAGAGAGGTCAGTGGCCATGTGACAAGACTGGGGATCCAGAGATGAACATGCACTGGTGATGGATGGGGTGTTTCTTTCCAGTACCATGTCACCAGCTGGGGATAACCAGGAGCTAGATTATCCTAAGCATCTGCCTTGTGACAAGCTTGCGGGCTTTCCTAGTGAATAAGACCTAAATACTCAGGTGCTCATAAGACCTGCTtattggggaagggagggtggctTTTTCACTTTTTGCTATACAGCAGTATTTTTATGAGTGGGCTCCCACACTGGAGGTGGTGACCCTAATGTGGGCTGGGAAGTGGGGGATCTTAGCAACTGCTGTGCTCTGTTTATTTTGCCATTGTCCTCATTGCCCTGCTAGTCTCACCCCAATGTAGTTACTCCCCATGTGCCATCATGTTCTGCTCCAGGAATGCACAGCTCAGACATCGTGAGGAGCCAGTTTACTTGATCCTGCTTGTCCTGCTCCTCACCATGATTAAGTCTCTCATCCAGGGCATAGTGTaagcactggggaggggagaagaggaagccTTTTGACCAAACCAACCCAGCCGTCAGTTTTAGTGGAGTGACTATAAACTGCATTTTGGCCGTGATGCAAAAAGAGAGCTGGTTTGGGTGTCACAGGTGGAGTGTATGAGAGAACCTCTGTGCTAATGCAAAGTCATCAAACCTTTCAGTTGGCAGAACTACGCAGTAGAGTAGACTGGGTATTTATGTGCAGAGAAAGTGTTTCCCGTTAATGTTCAGCCTGTTCCAAAAGCAGCATCTCTAATGCTTGGACTTACAGCCATTTGCAGTCAGTCCTACAGAATATATCTCATTGCAGATGAAATACAGAGACAGAGCTGCTGAACGGCGAGAGAAATATGGCATCCCAGAACCCCCTGAGCCGAAACGCAAGAAGGTGTTTGATGCTGGCACAGTGTATGTATTTGCCAGGCACTCTAGTGGCTTTCTAGAGTACGTAACAAGCTTTCCTTAATCTAACGGTTTGTTCTCTTGTGTAGGAATTATGAGCAGCCCACTAAAGATGGCATTGACCATAGTAATATTGGCAACAAAATGCTCCAAGCCATGGGCTGGAGAGAAGGTTCAGGACTTGGAAGGAAATGCCAGGgtatcacagctcccattgaggtAAGCATAGTGTAGGAGGAGAGATGGCACCGGCtgtatgatctgttggctttgCTAATTATGGTGGAGGCTGTCGCCAGCAATTAGATGCCCTGAAGAAGTACTTTCCTGACGGTTGGAGCAGAATATGCTGCAACTAAGGTCTGAGCTGGCATGAAACCCCAGCTGTGACATCCATCCCAAGTCACCAAGTATCTGCACCTTTGTGGAAGTAGGGCTCCTAAAACTGTCTGGAAGCTGTGTGCAAGGTGGCATACATGTAGTTTTGAAAAGCAGTCTTAACAGGAAGGTAAACTTGTGCACTTATGTAGTGCAGCAGTCAGTGCTGGGGTCATGGGTTAAGTTAAGGGCTCGAACAGTTTGCACTTTACCATATTTATTATAATTCAAAATCTAGTTTTCTCTGACTTTAAGATGACATAGAAGTGGGCAAGGCTAGAGGTGCTTATCCTATTCTGCTGCTTGAAGGTGGGTCACTTCCATGTATGTGTTCTAACATCCTTTCTGACTCtagctgggctgggtctgccatgTTTTCTGTTTGAATACATCTTGGCTAATGTGAGACACATTCCCTTATCCTGTTACGGTTTTTTCCTGGCAGTAGGTCAGTTGTGTGTACAGGTGAGACATAAGCATGTAGCTTTTGTTGTATCTGTGGACTTTGGGGCTGCTCCCAGAGACAGGCCTCCTAGTAATAAATCTACTAGAGGGACTTAAATAGCTGTTAAAGGAATGCAGCAAATCTCTCATCTCCCCTCTCTCATGACATCTGCTAGGTGACAGTTGACCCGATAAGAATTGTACTTATTTCCCACTGTAGCAGATTCCCTCAGGCAGCCAGCATAGGGATTTCTATAGTGGGTGCAGTGCACAGGATACTGTATTCCCAATGCTAAAGTACCTGTTTCCTTCCAGGCTCAAGTTCGCATGCGAGGAGCTGGCTTGGGAGCCAAGGGGAGTTCTTACGGAGTCTCCACAGCCGACTCATACAAGGATGCAGTGCGGAAAGCCATGTTTGCTCGCTTCACTGAGATGGAATGATGAGTTCCGCACCCTTGAGGCTTACAAGCCCTCAAAGCACTTGACTTGTCTGTTACCTGGAACTGACTGTTAAACCCTGTGATCTTGGTGGCAGTGCCATATTCTGAGTATGGGTTAGGATTAATCATTTCATTCCCTTGGACTGTCTTCCCTTCCAGCATGTAACTTCCATGATGGATTGTCTGAATTGTTATACCTTCATGCTGGAAAACTCGTGGCCAGGCCAACGGGGATGCTGTATCTTTATACATTCTTGTACATAGTGTAACATAATGTACTTTGAGTTCAGAGTGCATAGTATCCGTGTCACTCAAGGCCTCTGGAGCAGGTGAGGGATGT encodes:
- the RBM5 gene encoding LOW QUALITY PROTEIN: RNA-binding protein 5 (The sequence of the model RefSeq protein was modified relative to this genomic sequence to represent the inferred CDS: inserted 1 base in 1 codon; deleted 2 bases in 2 codons), whose protein sequence is MGSDKRVSRTERSGRYGSIIDREDREDRDSRSRRRDSDYKRSSEERRSERYDDGRDYDGRDYDSRDYDSPERDRERERERRNSDKSEDGYHSDGDYGEHDYRNDINDEKESKTIMLRGLPITVTENDIRELIESFEGPQPADVRLMKRKTGVSRGFAFVEFYHFQDATSWMEANQKKLVIQGKQIAMHYSNPRPKFEDWLCNKCCLYNFRRRLKCFRCGADKFDSEQEVPPGSAEAVQSVDYYCDTIILRNIAPHTVVDSIMTALSPYASLAVNNIRLIQDKQTQQNRGFAFVQLSSCNGESDASQLLQILQSLQPPLKIDGKTIGVXFAKSARKDLLLPDGNRVSAFSVASTAIAAAQWSSTQPHSGEGGTIDYSYLQPGQDGYTQYAQYSQDYQQYYQSQAGALDTEASVISGAPVTTTTAAVVSQSPQLYNQQPNSPDSPTQTAQPSTSTQAQSASPTGVVPGTKYAVPDTSTYQYDESSGYYYDPITGLYYDPNSQYYYNALTQQYLYWDGEKETYMPAAEGVTYQQTSAPSSKEGKEKKEKPKSKTAQQIAKDMERWAKSLNKQKENFKNSFQPLCSREEERRESAAADAGFALFEKKGTLSERQQVMPEVVKNGEEENPLKRGLVAAYSGDSDNEEDLLERIENEEEKLTDWKKLACLLCRRQFPNKDALVRHQQLSDLHKQNMDIYRRSRLSEQELEALELREREMKYRDRAAERREKYGIPEPPEPKRKKVFDAGTVNYEQPTKDGIDHSNIGNKMLQAMGWREGSGLGRKCQGITAPIEAQVRMRGAGLGAKGSSYGVSTADSYKDAVRKAMFARFTEME